GTGGAGTTATTGCGACGAGGGGAGCGACCAAGTCCAGCGTGGCCAACTCATCGGCTGAGAGAATCAATGCTTCAGACAATTGCTCAGTTGTCGGCAGATCAGCGGCTTCAGCGTCTTTTTCCGGAAGGTCAGCTTCGGTTTCATCATCCGTTGCCTCAGGCTGGCTTGAAGCTGCCGGCCCGTGGTTCGCGGCCATCGCGGCGTGGAGCAGTGCCTTACATCCGTCCGGCGTTATTGGCGGAAGGGTGTACGAGAGCTGGAAGATCTTTTCGAGATAGTTCGCCGTAGTTGGCGCATCCACTGAGGTGATCTCATCAACTTCGGTGTGTGCTTGAGGGATTCGGGCATTCGGGAGTTTCGGGACTTGCCCGGTCATGGGCGTGGAGTCCCAGGTAGACCGGTTTTCTCCCACAGAATTCCGATGCCTGAAGGACTCCACGTGATCGCCTATCGTGCCATGCTCGACGTGTCCCGGGAGCTGGTCTGCCATGTTTCGCGGTTGCTGGCCGCCCAACGGCGAGCCCGCGGCACCCGCCGCGGTGCCCGGGCGCTGACACCGTTTCGGCAGGCGATGTTCGTGCTGGCCTGGTTCCGTAAACGCGAGGACATCGCGGTGCTGGGCGCAGGTTTCGGTATCAGCCGCTCGACCGCCTGCGCCGGGATCGGGGTGCATACCCCGGTCAAGAATTCCGCCGACGGCCGCGACCTCGATATCGACACTCGCACCCGCAACAGATTGCTACGCGGGCTGCGTTGCCTGGCCGAACGCGGTTTCGCCCTGCTCACCGGACGCTGGCGCGCCCTGCACCACTTCACCACCAGCCCCGAGAAAATCGGCGACATCGTCAAAGCCGCACTCGTCCTCACCCATTTCGAACACGGCCGACACCAATGAAAGTCGCTGAGATCACCTCACTGAACCCGATCTCAGTGGACGGCTCCGTAGAACGTCCCACCGATTCTGAGTTCAAAATTTTGGACCAGCTCGCCCAGAAGCTTAACCCAGACTCCAAGGGAGTCATCAACCTGTATACCGAACGCGAACCGTGTCCTGCATGCGATAATGTAATTAAGCAGTTTCAGGACAAGTTCCCTGGCGTGAAAGTGAACGTGACCAATGGCTGATCCAACGAGTTTGCAGGCAATGGATTCGCTCCGCCACGATCTACTGGCTTCCGGTATCGCAACATCTCCTAGTGAGATCATCGGATGTTCGGACAGCGAAATAGACCAAGTCGTCTCCACTGCCGACGGCTTCCCAATTCCTGACGCATATATAGCATTTCTGAAAGCATTTGGAAGGAAAGCTGGAAACCTGTTCAGAGGGACCGACCTATTCTTCCCGGGATTGCTCGATGCAAAGGATTCCGCCGTCGATATTGCGAGCGGACCGGACGAAACGCTAACCCTAGATAATCGATTCTTTTTCGGACACCACCAAGGATACAAAGTCTACTTCTTTGAGGCGGGATCTGAAGCCGTATTCGGGTACCAAGAGGGTCACCCCCACGACCAAAGGCTCGCTAACTCATTGGCCGATTGGCTGCGTCACGCTCTCACTGTTCAAAAAGAACTCGCGGGCAAGAACTAAAGTCGGCGCTGACACTCGCAAAATCAGCTTCATCTTACTATTAGAGGACAACAAGATGAGTATCGATCCGGACGAGGCGGCTACGCGCCGCGACCGAATTCAGAGCGCAATCTCCCAAGTTCGGGGTCGCGCTGAAACGTCCGGCGGCGCGGTGATTATCGAATCCGATATGCACGGAAAGATCATCGATCTTCAAATCTCACAATCAGCGATGTCCGTCGATCCGGCTAGGCTGTCGAGGGCGATCATGCAGTGTCATGAAGTTGCAACAGAACGAGCAGAATCAGCGGCGCGCCAATTATTTGAAGAATTGCGAGATTCGAAGGATCTACCACCCCAAACAGCCCGCTCGAATAACTCGCAGGAGTGGGAACAGCAGCCCTCCTCTCTCCGCATCACGCATTCAGTATGACCTCCGGTGTGCCGCAGGCTGACACCAGCCACGAAAATTCCAAATAGGTCACTTGACCTCGGCCCTGAACTCCGTGCCACAGCTGCCGCAGTAGATCGGTGCTGTCTTCAACACGCTCTTGGAAACCCGGATCTTGCGGCCACAGTCGCATTCAGCCGCCAACCCGTTGTTGTTGGACTTGCGCCCGCCCTTCCGGTTCGGTTCACGCCGACGATAGGCCACCAATGCGAACGTCAGATCCTCCAGCTCGTCTCGATAGAGTTCGCGGGTCTGATCCGGCACTGAGCCTTTTTCATCCTCGATCGGCTTCGAGTTCGCGGATTTGGAGGGCGTGAATCGCTTTGGCGAGCTGTCCGGCCTTGTGCGGGCAGCAACGTAGCTTCCGTAGCACTTTCCAGCTCTTGAGCTGCCTCGATTTTTCGCCGGGCCGGCGGCCCGGCGTGATCGGGTTCGGATTGGTCTTCGACCGCTGATCAGCAGCCGGTGGGCAACACAGGATAGCCCGGTCAGCGGGTAGCTGCCGGGTTCCACTGGCCCGGTTGGGAAGTCCTTTCGATGCTTGTAGGGGTGGTTTGTGCTGGTCAGCCTGGCTGCAGGCGGTCCAGGGCGGTCAGTAGCAGGCTGGTGCCGCGGTGATGCCGCGATAGCCGCAGGTGGACGCGGCGGGCGTGGTGGGCGAGCCGGGCGGGGATCGAGAACAGTTGCAGGCGTAGTGTTTTCGGTTCCCAGCGGCGGGCAGGGTGGTCGTGCAGGCCGATCGTCTGTAGCCAGGCGGTCAGGTCGAGGGCGAGCGCGACGATCGCGACCCAGATCCGGTTCGCGTCAAAGGATTTGAACGGCAGGTTCGCCAGCCCGGTGGCTTTCGCGGCGCGGATGCGGTCCTCGCAGCGAGCTCGGCGGCGGTGCCGCAATTCTAGATCGGGGAGTTGGCCGCGGCGGGTGTTGGTGACGAACGCGGTCAGCCGCAGGCCGTCGACGTCGGTGAACCGCAGCTGAGCGCCGGGGTGCGGGCGTTCTTTGCGCACGATGAGCCGCATGTCGGCGGGCCAGCCGTCGAGGTCGAGCATGCCGGTGACCTCGGCGACCCAGGCGCCCTCGCGGACCTCGCCGTCGGCATCGTAGGCCGGTGTCCAGACTGCGGCCGGGATCTGGTTGACCGCGTCGACGATGGTGTCGGTGAGGGTGAAACCCAGCGAGTACTGAAGCTTGCGTGCGGTGCAGTAGTCGACGAACTCGTGGGTTCCGCCACCGGAGTCGGTGCGCACCAAGACTTTCCGGCCGACCCGATAGCCGGGATGCCACGGTAGTTGCCGCAGCGCGGTCGCCAGGGCCTTCTTGTGGTCGACGGCGGTGTTGGCGCCGGCATTACCCGGCCGCAGCAGCTCGGCGACCGGTTCACCGGTGCCACTGTGGCCGTGATCGACGAAGGCCAGCAGTGGGTGGAAGCCGAATCCCTTCTTGTATGTCGGTGCAGCACACTGTTTTTCGGAGTGAGAGTCGAGCAGGGTGGCATCCAGATCGATGATCAGCGGGTGTTCGGCGGTGATCGTGTGATCCGGTGCCCGCTCGCCGGCGGCCCGCCAGGCCGCCGCTCTCGCGGCGGCGCGGGCGGAGGCGATGGCGGCCAACGCTTTCGGTGCGTCGGCGGCCAGGGTGGTGATCAGCCGGAAGGCGGTCGGGTCCGACGCGACGTGCCCGAACACGCCCGGTTCGCCACGCAACAGTGCCAGATCGGCGGCGCAGTCGCCGCCGATCGCGACCGTCACCGCCAGATCCAGCAGGACCTTCCCCGGATCATGCACCGACAACGGTTTCCGCCACGGGGCCATGACCTGCGACAACGCCCGATCAAGACCAACCTTCACCGACGTAGCCAGCAACGCCACGGCCCCGGCCTGAGCCACCACACCCGAACCGTCCCCGCCAACTTTCAGCGACGGGTACCACGACATAGAATCCTTCACCAGAAGGGTGCTCCTCGGACTGCAATATTCGATCTTCAGCAAATCGAACTATCGCAGCTCAGAGCACCTTTCGCCATTCCAGGACACCATCAGCGCAGATCAGCATGACCGGTCGAGGCTAGGCGTTGCGGCGAGTCAGCCTGTGCCCCTGGCGTATCGGTGCCATCGTCGCGGCTGCTCTGGTGTTGCTGCACCACGAATACCGCCGAACCACCTGACCACGACACGCCGCTACCCGGAAAGGCTCAGTGTCACATACCCGACGGCAGATATTACTTCCACGTCATCGACCACGAACTCAACGCGGGCATCGAAGAATTTATATC
This sequence is a window from Nocardia yunnanensis. Protein-coding genes within it:
- a CDS encoding transposase family protein; the encoded protein is MIAYRAMLDVSRELVCHVSRLLAAQRRARGTRRGARALTPFRQAMFVLAWFRKREDIAVLGAGFGISRSTACAGIGVHTPVKNSADGRDLDIDTRTRNRLLRGLRCLAERGFALLTGRWRALHHFTTSPEKIGDIVKAALVLTHFEHGRHQ
- a CDS encoding IS1380 family transposase, coding for MKDSMSWYPSLKVGGDGSGVVAQAGAVALLATSVKVGLDRALSQVMAPWRKPLSVHDPGKVLLDLAVTVAIGGDCAADLALLRGEPGVFGHVASDPTAFRLITTLAADAPKALAAIASARAAARAAAWRAAGERAPDHTITAEHPLIIDLDATLLDSHSEKQCAAPTYKKGFGFHPLLAFVDHGHSGTGEPVAELLRPGNAGANTAVDHKKALATALRQLPWHPGYRVGRKVLVRTDSGGGTHEFVDYCTARKLQYSLGFTLTDTIVDAVNQIPAAVWTPAYDADGEVREGAWVAEVTGMLDLDGWPADMRLIVRKERPHPGAQLRFTDVDGLRLTAFVTNTRRGQLPDLELRHRRRARCEDRIRAAKATGLANLPFKSFDANRIWVAIVALALDLTAWLQTIGLHDHPARRWEPKTLRLQLFSIPARLAHHARRVHLRLSRHHRGTSLLLTALDRLQPG
- a CDS encoding P-loop NTPase fold protein yields the protein MTGQVPKLPNARIPQAHTEVDEITSVDAPTTANYLEKIFQLSYTLPPITPDGCKALLHAAMAANHGPAASSQPEATDDETEADLPEKDAEAADLPTTEQLSEALILSADELATLDLVAPLVAITPRRAKRFGNVYTVVRARFSDGQAVDTAALAVTAAILLGAPKTLGEKLRKPTPASTLGLSLKDWVTDAVVDSTDPAEVERVETFIRNADRLSDLEMKAVIDILPSVLLYV
- a CDS encoding YbaB/EbfC family nucleoid-associated protein — its product is MSIDPDEAATRRDRIQSAISQVRGRAETSGGAVIIESDMHGKIIDLQISQSAMSVDPARLSRAIMQCHEVATERAESAARQLFEELRDSKDLPPQTARSNNSQEWEQQPSSLRITHSV
- a CDS encoding deaminase domain-containing protein; this encodes MKVAEITSLNPISVDGSVERPTDSEFKILDQLAQKLNPDSKGVINLYTEREPCPACDNVIKQFQDKFPGVKVNVTNG
- a CDS encoding SMI1/KNR4 family protein — translated: MADPTSLQAMDSLRHDLLASGIATSPSEIIGCSDSEIDQVVSTADGFPIPDAYIAFLKAFGRKAGNLFRGTDLFFPGLLDAKDSAVDIASGPDETLTLDNRFFFGHHQGYKVYFFEAGSEAVFGYQEGHPHDQRLANSLADWLRHALTVQKELAGKN